In Erigeron canadensis isolate Cc75 chromosome 6, C_canadensis_v1, whole genome shotgun sequence, the following are encoded in one genomic region:
- the LOC122605614 gene encoding uncharacterized protein At5g65660-like: METPPYYNYAPPPPQHHDSSRPTIGFPLGTALLLIVVFSLSGIFSCCYHWDKLRHLRGDFSDDDPDSSHHHDSSNSKPKLIYSEKKQEENGSMPVIMAGDQYARFIAMPCPCEPPRQENKITMTMQELQTPPKPPHIAISMC, from the exons ATGGAGACACCACCTTATTATAATtatgcaccaccaccaccacaacatCATGATTCATCTCGACCAACCATTGGGTTCCCACTTGGAACCGCTTTGCTTCTAATAGTTGTTTTTAGCCTTAGTGGCATTTTTTCATGTTGTTACCATTGGGACAAACTTCGTCACCTACGAGGTGATTTTTCAGATGATGATCCAGATTCATCACATCATCATGACTCATCTAATTCCAAACCAAAACTTATATATTCG gAAAAGAAGCAAGAAGAGAATGGGAGTATGCCAGTAATAATGGCCGGAGATCAATATGCAAGGTTTATAGCAATGCCGTGTCCATGTGAACCACCGAGACAAGAAAATAAGATTACTATGACTATGCAAGAGCTTCAGACGCCACCTAAGCCGCCGCATATAGCCATTTCCATGTGTTAA